In a single window of the Gossypium hirsutum isolate 1008001.06 chromosome A13, Gossypium_hirsutum_v2.1, whole genome shotgun sequence genome:
- the LOC107893790 gene encoding 30S ribosomal protein S31, mitochondrial, producing MAIIQWCGTVATRVVMKQWPALSWASPIGVMASPPAPTLCGRGDKKTKKGKRFKGSYGNARPKKEKKIERIKDKVEVPRSTPWPLPFKLI from the coding sequence ATGGCGATAATTCAGTGGTGCGGCACCGTAGCAACGAGAGTGGTGATGAAGCAGTGGCCTGCTCTATCATGGGCTTCGCCGATTGGAGTAATGGCGTCGCCGCCGGCACCGACCCTTTGCGGCAGAGGTGACAAGAAGACGAAGAAAGGGAAGAGATTCAAAGGATCGTACGGGAACGCCAGACCCAAGAAAGAGAAGAAGATAGAACGTATCAAAGACAAGGTCGAAGTTCCCAGGTCTACCCCTTGGCCTCTCCCCTTCAAGCTCATCtga